A segment of the Nostoc sp. TCL26-01 genome:
TTTATCTTGACAATGATAGCTAAATATGTATTTAAATTTTAAGGAATTAGGGTTAAATTTAGCCGATCAATTAAGTGTCAATATAAGAACCAAAACAGTGAGAATCTTGGTTCACACAAAAAACTTGGGAATATATGGAAATAACCAAAATATCAAATGAAGGAAAAGTAATTATTCCTGAAGAATCACTGAAAGCTTCAGGCTGGGAAATCGGACAGGAATTAATAGCCATTAATATGGGTGATGGGATTCTTCTCAAACCCAAGAAACCCTTTGTAGAAACTACATTAAATGATGTTGCAGGTTGCTTAAAATATCAAGGCGCACCCAAATCTTTAGAAGATATGAATCATGCCATCCGTCAAGGTATTGAGGAATTATGGCATAGTGGTAGCCTTCGTGATGACTGAGCGACAAAACCTAGCTTCAAAATATGTGATTAGGCGATCGCCCACTTTTTCCCTTACATTAATTTAGTAAGAGCGATCGCATTGCCAATTCTGACACGTTTCTAATGTGCGATCGCCATGACAACTCTATGCCAGGATATTAATATCCTTGTCATTAACTAGATATGTACAGCCTAGAAATCCCGGAAGGTCAAGCTGAATTTGCGGAACTACTCCGTCGAGTGCTAGAAGGAGAAGAAGTGATTATTTCTCAAGCAGGCACTCCTATCGCGCGTATAGTCCCAATTGCTGAACAGAAATTACCTCGAATTCCAGGTTTAGATCGTGGTCAGGTAATAATTTCCCCAGACTTTGATGCTCCCCTCCCCGACGAGGTGCTAAATGCTTTTATCAACCCAACAGACACAGAAGCATGAGAGCATTACTTGATACCCATACGTTTATTTGGTGGGTTATTGACGATAACCGACTCTCATCTACAGCTAGAAATATAATTGCTGATCCAGGGAATAACTTATTTTTTAGTGCCGCAAGCGCATGGGAAATTGTAATTAAAGTTCGTTTGGGTAAATTAAATTTACCAGAGCCACCAGAAACTTACATTCCCAATCGGTTGACGATAAATCGATTTGAAAGTTTGCCTATTCAAGTGAATCACGCTTTACAAGTCGTCAATCTACCTGCTTTACATCAAGACCCTTTTGACCGAATAATTATTGCTCAAAGTCAAGTGGAAAAAATGCCCATAATTACTGTAGATAATAAAATCACACAGTATCCTGTTGATGTAATTTGGTAGCCAAAGATAATAATTGCTAAAAGATGAATAAGACTCAATCAGTGATACCATTTCACTAAAAAAATGATAGATATAAAACAGGAATAAATATGAGCGGAAATTCATGGCTGGAGTCAAGGTGAGCAGAAACGCGCTGATTATGTGCTGTATTACAAACCTGGCGTACCACTGGCTGTAATTGAAGCTAAAGATAATAATCACGGCGTTAGCGCGGGAATGCAACAGGCGATCGCAACTGGTGAATTAATTGATGTACCATTCATCTTTAGCTCGAATGGTGACGCTTTTATGATGTCCGATCGCACCATTACCGAAGGACAACGAGAACGGGAAATTCCCCTCAATCAGTTCCCGACACCGAAGGAACTTTGGCAGAAATACTGTGATTGGAAGGGTATTAACTCAGATATTCAGCCAATTGTAGCTCAAGATTATTACCCCAGTCCTGATAAAAAACAGCCACGCTATTATCAACAGATTGCCATTAATCGGATTTCTGATTGTCTCAAATCAAGCGATCGCTTTGCCAAGGCGATCGTTGAGGAAAATGAATTTGCTTGGAAAGTTTCAATTGCAGATTTGAAAGCGAATAATTACAACCTAGATATTAAAAATCGGCGTTGCATAATAAGGTATGAATATAAGGTGCTAAAACATGAATTGTCCTGAATGTGGCTCTCATCATATCCGTAAGAATGGAATAAAAAGAGGTAAACAGAATCACATTTGCTGTAATTGCCGTCGCCAGTTTATTCAGGATTATGAGCCATCAAAAACTTATAGCAATGAAATCAAAGAAGAATGTATTCGGATGTATCTCAATGGTATGGGTTTTCGAGCTATTGAACGAGTTAAAGGTGTCCATCACACGACAATTATTACTTGGGTAAAACAACTGGGTCAAAATTTACCAGATGCACCACCAATCGAGGAAATTCCTGAAGTTGGAGAACTCGATGAATTAGAAACTTTTATTGGCTCAAAAAGCGAAAAGTTGCGTGCGGGGGTTCCCCCCGTTGAGCAAACTTTTCAAGACAAAACAAAATTTGGCTATGGACGGCAGTAAATCATTTTCAAGAGGGGATTTTAGCTTGGGTATTGGGAGATCATAGTGCAGAAACTTTTAAGCCTTTATGGGAAATAGTTTGTTGTTGGCATTGCTATTTTTATGTCACTGATGGATGGAAAGTTTACCCTCAGTTTATTGACCCAGGTGATCAGATTGTGAGCAAGATTTACATGACTAGAGTAGAAGGTGAAAACACTCGTT
Coding sequences within it:
- a CDS encoding type II toxin-antitoxin system VapC family toxin codes for the protein MRALLDTHTFIWWVIDDNRLSSTARNIIADPGNNLFFSAASAWEIVIKVRLGKLNLPEPPETYIPNRLTINRFESLPIQVNHALQVVNLPALHQDPFDRIIIAQSQVEKMPIITVDNKITQYPVDVIW
- a CDS encoding type II toxin-antitoxin system Phd/YefM family antitoxin; the encoded protein is MYSLEIPEGQAEFAELLRRVLEGEEVIISQAGTPIARIVPIAEQKLPRIPGLDRGQVIISPDFDAPLPDEVLNAFINPTDTEA
- a CDS encoding AbrB/MazE/SpoVT family DNA-binding domain-containing protein; this translates as MEITKISNEGKVIIPEESLKASGWEIGQELIAINMGDGILLKPKKPFVETTLNDVAGCLKYQGAPKSLEDMNHAIRQGIEELWHSGSLRDD